The genomic stretch GGCGGCCAGCGCGATGAGCGCCGCCACCGGCACGTCGGTCTGCCCGGCGAAGGCCTGCTGGACGACGTCGGGACAGGCGAGCAGCAGCACACACGCCAGCAGCGGCGCCCCGGGCGCCAGCCGCTGCCCGCGCGCCAGCTTCGTCACGCACCACAGCAACAGCACGAAGAACGCGAGCGAGAGCAGCCGCCCGATCCACTCGTGCGAGCCGACGACCGCCCAGATCCAGCCCTGCGGCGCGTAGAACAGCGGCCGGCTGTACGGCGGGTAGCCGACGAGCGCGTCGAAGAACCACCCGTGCTCGACGGCGATGGCGCGCGACCACGTGCCGAACACCAGCGCGTCGGTCGCGTGGAACGGCACGATGAGCGCCAGCAGGACGCAGAGGGCGAGCAGGAGGCCGATGCCCCAGCGCCCGATGCGCAGCAGGAGGGCCTCGACACCCGACGGCTCGGGCGGGAGGCCGGGGACGGGCGCGGGAGCGGAGGCGGCCGCGACGTTCACGGCGCGCCACCTTGCCAGAATCCCGCCGGTGCCGCGTGTCAGCGTCATCGTGCCCGCCCGCGACGCCGCTCCCACGCTGGGCGAGACGCTGGCCTCGGTCAGCGCGCAGACCTACCGCGACTGGGAGGTCGTGGTCGCCGACGATGGTTCGACCGACGCGACCGCGGACATCGCGCAGCGCGTCGCGGGCGTACGGGTCGTGCCCACCGCGGGCGGGCTGGGCCCGGCGGGCGCGCGCAACGCGGCGCTCGAGCACGCCGGCGGCGAGCTCATGGCGCTCCTCGACGCGGACGACCTGTGGGCTCCCGGGTTGCTGGCCGAGCAGGTCGCCCTGTACGACCGCGAGGACGGGCGCGCCCCCGGCGTCGGGGTCGTCTGCTGCGACGCCAGGCTGTTGACGGCGGAGGGGATGCTCGGCGAGACGTACGCGCAGCGCTTCGGCTCCCCCGAGGGCATCGACCTGACGGGCCTGCTGCAGGCGAACCCGATCTTCGCCGGGGGCACGGTGGTCCCGATGGGGCTCGTGCGCGAGCTCGGCGGCTTCGACCCGGCGACGTGGGGCTCCGAGGACCACGACCTCTGGCTGCGGATCCTCGAGCGCGGCCGCCGCGTGGTCTACAACCCCCGCGCGCTCGCGGTGTACCGGCTGCGCGAGGGCAGCGTCTCCGCCGACCTGGCCGGCATGGCGCGCACGAACCAGACGACGTACCGCAACGCGCTGCGCCGGGGCTCGCTGGATCCGGACCAGCGGCGGATCGCCGCCCGGGAGCTGCGCCTGCACGGCGCCGTCGAGCAGCTCGCGCACGCACGCGCGGGCCGCTCGCCGCGCGCGTTCGCGCGCGCGCTGCCCGCGCTGGCCCGAGTGGTCGCCGACAACCCGCAGCGGTGGCGCGGGTGGGCGCGGCGCGGCGCCCTGGCAGTCAGTCGGCGCTAGATGATCGATGCCACGCCGTCGTGCTCGGATGTGCGCGCATCCGTGGATGCCGGGCGCGGCGCGTACAGCCGAGTGCGAGGGTCGTGGCATCGATCATCTGGGCGCCGTGACGTCGTGCTCGAGGCCGACGGTGCGCCGGATGGTCTGCGTCAGCGCCGCGCGGTGCGGGCCGTCGAGCCCGACGAACCAGTAGACCGCGTAGGCGACCGCGATCGACACGCTGCCGAGCAGGGCGACCACGACGAGCGAGCCGCTGTCATCGGCGAGCTGCAGCAGCCCGTAGCCGACCGCACCCTGCACCACCAGGCCCGGGATCACCGGCAGGACGACCGCGCGGTTCCACAGCCACAGCGAGACGTCGAGCTCGTCGAGGAAGAGCCAGATGTTCGGCGGCACCAGCGCGACGGTGGCGATGAGCGTCGCGACGATGACCCCGTTGATCTCCCACATCTGCACGAACCAGATCGACAGGCCGACGTTGATGGCGGTCCAGAGCGCGGCGAGGATCAGCAGCTCGTTCATGCGCCCGAGCGCGACGAGCATGGTCTGGCCCACGGCGATGAGAAAGCCGGGCGCGAGGGAGAGCAGCAGCAGCTGGGCGGGCAGCGCCGCCTGGACCTGCGACTCGCCGATCCACGTGCGGATGAGCGGCGAGGCGAAGATGATCCCGGCGAGGGTGACGGGCAGCGCGATCGCCAGCGTGTAGTTCGAGCCGCGCAGCAGGATCGCCCGCAGCTTCTCGGCGTTCGCCCGGCTGTAGGCGACGGCGGGCACGAGCGAGGACGTCGCCAGCGACTGGACGAGCGCGGCGCTGCCGTACAGCTTGTTGGCGACCTCGTAGGTCGTGACGAACGAGGCGGCCAGCGCGACGCCGATGATCGTCTTGTCGAGCTGGCGGTAGACGCTCGACAGCAGGCGGAAGCCGAACAGCCGCGAGCCGAAGTGCCACAGCTCACGCACGACAGTCCGGGAGAACAGACGCGGCGTGATGCGCGCGTCGGGCACGGCCAGGCGCATGGCCACCCAGCCGAGCACGAACACCGCGATCGTTGCGCCCAGCGTCGCCGCGCCGAGCACCGCGATGCCGTTGCCGGTGAGCACGGTCACCGCCATGGCGACCGCGATGAGGATGCCTTGCACGAGCCGGACGATCTGCAGCACGCCGAAGCGCTGCGCGCCCTCCAGCGCGCTCGCGAACCCGCGGCCGGGCAGCTCGAACGCGAGCTGGGCCATGACGAGCGCGAACGCCCACGTCGCCTCGTGGCGCATGTCCTCGGGCACGTTGAAGAGGTCGACCAGCGGCACCGCGAGCGCCATGAAGATCGGGGTCAGGACGAGCCCGATCGCCGCGAGGATGAAGAACCCGGTCGAGAGGACCCGGTTCATCTGCTCGATGTCGCCGTCCGCGCGGGCGATCGCGACGTACCGGGCGGCCGCCTGCTCGAAGCCGAGGTCGGCGAACGACAGGTAGCCGAAGCCGAACGTGAGCGTCGTCGCGAGGATCCAGATGCCGTAGGCCTCGGTCCCGAGCCGGTCGATGAGCAGCGGCGTCATCACCAGCGTGATGAGCACCCCGGCCACCGCGCCGGCGCCGTTGGCGACGGTGTTGCGCACCACGCGCGTGTCGGAGTCCTCCGCTGATCGGCGCAGGGCAGGCATCCGGCCGCAGGCTACCCTCCGACCCCGCGTTTCCATGGCCGCATCCCGCCTGTCCAACCTGCTCGACCGCGCCGACGAAGCGGTCCGCCGGCTGCGCCCAGCGCCGCCTCCCGCGCTGGCGCGGGCCTCGGCCCCGCCGGCCGCCGCGCGGTCTCCGCGCCGGGGCCGCTTCGACCGCGAGAGCGCGCTGCAGCGCTACCGCCGGGCCGTCGAGATCGAGGGCCGCCTCTACAACTACGTGCTCTACCCGGGCGACGGCGACGCGCTGTGCGTGCACTTCTCCGCGTTCTTCGGCGAGTGGGGCGAGCGGCGCCCGTACCGCGAGCAGTTCGGCGGCTACTTCCACCGGCTGCGCATGTTCTGGCCCGACACCGCGCACCGCTACCTGTTCCTCTGCGACACGTTCGGCGCGGACGCCAACGGCACCTACTACAAGGGCGAGAACGGCGACTTCTTCGTCGAGCGCGCGATGGACCGCATCCTCGCCGACACGCTCGAGGAGACCGGCACGCCGCCGGATCGGGTCGTGGCGATGGGCTCGTCGATGGGGGCCACCGCCGCGGTGCGCTTCGCCCTGCGCCACTCCTATGCCGGGGCCGTGGCGGTCTCGCCGCACTTCGACCTCGACCTGTGCGCCCGCCACCAGGGCCGCGAGCGCCATGTCGCCGCGACGCTGGGCGCCGTGGACGTCGAGGACCCGCGCCACTTCGCGGTGACGCGTGAGATCCGGCACCTCGCCGCCACCGTCGACCCCCTGCCGCGCCTGGCGGTGCAGTCGATGGCCGACGACCACGGCGTCCACGCCGAGCAGGTCGAGCCGCTCGTCGAGCTGTGGCGCACCCGCGGCGGGGCCGTGCGCCCGGACTTCCACGCGAGCGGCGGGCACACGAGCGACTTCGCGACCGCCGACTGGTTCGCCGAGCAGGTCGACTGGTGCCTGGGCTCGTGAACCTGCGCGAGCGTCTCGCGGAGCGCGTGCTGCTCTGGCGCGCCGAGCACGGCCGCGCGCCCGAGCGGGAGCGCGCGACCGCCTACTGGGCCGGTCTGCGCGGCTACCACGACACGAGCGACGACGACCCGCACGCGCTCGAGCGCAGCGGCCTGGTCGCGGACATCGTCGGCGAGCTCGGCGCCGGATCCCTGCTCGAGCTCGGCACGAACACCGGACGCAACCTCGCGGTCGTCCACGACCGCCACCCGGACGTGCGCGTGTGCGGCCTGGACGTCAACGAGCGCGCGCTCGAGCACGCCCGCCGGCGCCGGCCCGGCATCGAGTTCCGACAGCAGGACGTCAACGCGTGGTCCGAGGCGCCCGGCGACTGGGACGCCGCGCTGACCATGTCGGTGCTCGACCACATCCCCGACGACGCCTGCGAGGCCCTCGCGCGCAACCTGGCGAACACGGTGCGGTACGTCATCTGCGTCGAGCTCTTCGACGGCGCCGACGGCGAGCGGGCCCTGTTCAAGTACAGCCGCGACACGTGCGCGCTGTTCGAGCGCCACGGCGCGCGCACCCTGCGCTGGGAGCTGTGCCCGGTCGGCCAGTACGACCCGGCGAAGAGCCCGCTGTGGCTCTACGTCGGCGCGTTCGGCGCGCCCACCTGAGGCCCGCGCCGCGAGGGTTGACCTGGCCGGTCGGACCGGAGGACAATCTCCCGGTCCGCCGACCGGAGGGGTTCTCAATGTCGTGGAGCCTGAAGGGCAACTACGTCGAGACGTGCTCATGCGAGCTGATGTGCCCGTGCAACCTGTCGTTCGACCACGGGGCCACCTACGACTTCTGTCGCGCCACCCTGGCGTTCGACATCCGGGAGGGGGCGATCGACGGCACGGACGTCGCCGGCCTCTCGGTGGTCGCCATCATCGACACCCCGAAGGTGATGACCGACGGCAACTGGCGGCTCGGCGTGTTCGTCGACGAGAACGCGACCGACGAGCAGGCCGACAAGCTCGTCCAGGTCTTCAGCGGGCAGCTCGGCGGCCCGATGGCCGGCTTGGCTCCGCTGGTCGGCGAGATGGCCGGCGTGGAGCGCGCGCGGATCGAGGTGGGCCACGACGGGCTGCGCCACAGCGTGCGCGTCGGCGACGCGATCGACTTCGAGATCGAGGACATCGTGCCCTTCGGCAGCGAGACCGGACGGCCGGTCCGGTTCGACGGCATGTTCCACCCGGCGGGCACGGACCTGACGATGGCCGAGGCCACGCGCTCGCGCATCGACGCGTTCGGCATCGCGTACGAAGGCAAGACCGGGGTTTCCAAGTCCGGGTTCGCCTGGGCCGCCTGAGCGGATGATCGCCTCCGCGCCGGATCGCGCCGGGCTGGGTCCGGCATTCGCGGCCGCTCGGTCGCGAGCGTGGCTCGTGGCGGCGCTCTTCGCCCTCGCCGCCGTCAGCTGGTGGGCGACGGTCGACCGGATGGCCGGCATGGACGACGGGCCCTGGACGCAGCTGGGCACGTTCGGCTGGTTCGTCGGGGCGTGGGTCGTGATGATGGCCGCGATGATGCTTCCGTCGGTCGCTCCGACGGTCGCCCTGTACTCGCGCATGACCCGTGAGCGGGCCGCGCTCTGGCCGCTGTTGTTCACCGGCGGTTATCTCGTCGTGTGGGGCGCGGTCGGAGCGTTCGCCTTCGCCGTCGCACTGGCCGGGAGCCGCCTCGCGGGCGACGTCCTCGCCTGGGAGCGAGCGGGACGGTGGGTCGCGGGCGCGACGCTCGTCGGCGCGGCCGCCTACGAGCTCACGCCGCTCAAGGACGTCTGCCTCGGCAAGTGCCGCAGCCCGCTCGGGTTCCTGCTCGGCTCGTGGCGCGACGGCCCGGCGGGCGCGCTGCAGATGGGCGCCCGGCACGGCGCCTGGTGCGTCGGGTGCTGCTGGGCTCTGATGGCGGCCCTCTTCGCGCTCGGGCTGATGAGCATCGCCTGGATGGCGGTCGTCGCCGGGCTGATCGCGGCCGAGAAGATCCTGCCGTGGCGTCGCGTCGCCACCTACGGGACGGCGACGATCCTCCTGGCGCTGGGCGTGCTGCTGCTGGCCGCGCCGGACGCCATCCCCGGCCTCACCATCCCCGCCCATCACGCGATGCCGCAGATGGATCAGATGCAGCAGATGGGGATGTAGTCAAGTCAGCCGTGGTGCAGTGACAGCGGCCCGCTGTCGTAGCGCATCAGCACGTACGGCTTGCCGTTGCCGGTGAGCAGCGGATCGAGGCCGACCCGCACCTGCGCGTGGCCGGCGTGCAACCAGGAGGCGACCTGCTCGCGCGGCACCTGCACGCGGTGCAGGCCGCGGGCGGGGAAGGTGAGCGTCTGCTCGAAGAGCACCGGCTCGCCGCCGCCGGCGGCGTGGACGCGCACGGTCGTCGAGCGCTCCTGCGGTGCGTGGTTGATGGCGACGACCTGCAGCTCGGTGAGGCGCTCGGCCTCGATGAGCCGCCACGAGCGCCACGGCTCGCCGATCCCCGTCGCCCGCGTGAGGCTCCACGTCACGAGCTTCGGCGCGCCGTACATCACTCCGGCGAGCGTGTCGATCGAGTGCACGTACATGTACGACTGGCTGTCGTCGTAGTACGCCATCCAGTACGGCGTGTTGATCTGGATCTGGTCGGGGTCGGGCAGGTCGCCGAACTGTCGGCGCACCTCGGCGTCGGGCTCGAGGTCGATCGCGACGATCCCCTCGGGCACGCCGTCCGCGCCGAGCTCGGCGAGCAGCTCGCGCACCTCGAGAAACAGGGAGCCGAAGCGCGGGATCGACCGGTCCAGCTGTCCCAGCCCCCGGCCGGAGGCGTCGTAGGCCTCGATGTGCGCGATCGCCGGACGGTCGACCTGCGGCCAGAACGTCGACCAGAAGTTCTGCAGGTGGATCCGCGAGTGCAGGCCGTCGGACTCGATGAAGTAGTGCGCGTACGGGATGCGCGGCGCCTTGCCGCGGCGCGCTCCGCGCTCGCGCAGCGCGGTGCCGACGCGCTCGCCGAGCGCGGTCATGGCGCCGCCGCCCCTGCGGGCTGCGGCGCGGGCACGTCGGCGAAGAACTCGGCCTCCAGGCGCGCGTTGGCGGCGTGGCGGGGCTCGCCGCCCCACGTCGAGAGGTAGAACTTCGGCGGGAGCGTGTGGTCGCAGGCGATGGCGCCGGTGACCTTGTTGCGCGTCAGCGAGATCGGCACGAGCGTCCCGTTGCGCGAGAGGCCGAGGAACATCCCGAGGCCGCCGCCGGCGCGGTACTCCTCGAGCTTGCCGGCATGC from Capillimicrobium parvum encodes the following:
- a CDS encoding glycosyltransferase family 2 protein: MPRVSVIVPARDAAPTLGETLASVSAQTYRDWEVVVADDGSTDATADIAQRVAGVRVVPTAGGLGPAGARNAALEHAGGELMALLDADDLWAPGLLAEQVALYDREDGRAPGVGVVCCDARLLTAEGMLGETYAQRFGSPEGIDLTGLLQANPIFAGGTVVPMGLVRELGGFDPATWGSEDHDLWLRILERGRRVVYNPRALAVYRLREGSVSADLAGMARTNQTTYRNALRRGSLDPDQRRIAARELRLHGAVEQLAHARAGRSPRAFARALPALARVVADNPQRWRGWARRGALAVSRR
- a CDS encoding oligosaccharide flippase family protein, coding for MPALRRSAEDSDTRVVRNTVANGAGAVAGVLITLVMTPLLIDRLGTEAYGIWILATTLTFGFGYLSFADLGFEQAAARYVAIARADGDIEQMNRVLSTGFFILAAIGLVLTPIFMALAVPLVDLFNVPEDMRHEATWAFALVMAQLAFELPGRGFASALEGAQRFGVLQIVRLVQGILIAVAMAVTVLTGNGIAVLGAATLGATIAVFVLGWVAMRLAVPDARITPRLFSRTVVRELWHFGSRLFGFRLLSSVYRQLDKTIIGVALAASFVTTYEVANKLYGSAALVQSLATSSLVPAVAYSRANAEKLRAILLRGSNYTLAIALPVTLAGIIFASPLIRTWIGESQVQAALPAQLLLLSLAPGFLIAVGQTMLVALGRMNELLILAALWTAINVGLSIWFVQMWEINGVIVATLIATVALVPPNIWLFLDELDVSLWLWNRAVVLPVIPGLVVQGAVGYGLLQLADDSGSLVVVALLGSVSIAVAYAVYWFVGLDGPHRAALTQTIRRTVGLEHDVTAPR
- a CDS encoding alpha/beta hydrolase family protein, with the protein product MAASRLSNLLDRADEAVRRLRPAPPPALARASAPPAAARSPRRGRFDRESALQRYRRAVEIEGRLYNYVLYPGDGDALCVHFSAFFGEWGERRPYREQFGGYFHRLRMFWPDTAHRYLFLCDTFGADANGTYYKGENGDFFVERAMDRILADTLEETGTPPDRVVAMGSSMGATAAVRFALRHSYAGAVAVSPHFDLDLCARHQGRERHVAATLGAVDVEDPRHFAVTREIRHLAATVDPLPRLAVQSMADDHGVHAEQVEPLVELWRTRGGAVRPDFHASGGHTSDFATADWFAEQVDWCLGS
- a CDS encoding class I SAM-dependent methyltransferase — encoded protein: MPGLVNLRERLAERVLLWRAEHGRAPERERATAYWAGLRGYHDTSDDDPHALERSGLVADIVGELGAGSLLELGTNTGRNLAVVHDRHPDVRVCGLDVNERALEHARRRRPGIEFRQQDVNAWSEAPGDWDAALTMSVLDHIPDDACEALARNLANTVRYVICVELFDGADGERALFKYSRDTCALFERHGARTLRWELCPVGQYDPAKSPLWLYVGAFGAPT
- a CDS encoding DUF1326 domain-containing protein; this encodes MSWSLKGNYVETCSCELMCPCNLSFDHGATYDFCRATLAFDIREGAIDGTDVAGLSVVAIIDTPKVMTDGNWRLGVFVDENATDEQADKLVQVFSGQLGGPMAGLAPLVGEMAGVERARIEVGHDGLRHSVRVGDAIDFEIEDIVPFGSETGRPVRFDGMFHPAGTDLTMAEATRSRIDAFGIAYEGKTGVSKSGFAWAA
- a CDS encoding DUF2182 domain-containing protein, translated to MIASAPDRAGLGPAFAAARSRAWLVAALFALAAVSWWATVDRMAGMDDGPWTQLGTFGWFVGAWVVMMAAMMLPSVAPTVALYSRMTRERAALWPLLFTGGYLVVWGAVGAFAFAVALAGSRLAGDVLAWERAGRWVAGATLVGAAAYELTPLKDVCLGKCRSPLGFLLGSWRDGPAGALQMGARHGAWCVGCCWALMAALFALGLMSIAWMAVVAGLIAAEKILPWRRVATYGTATILLALGVLLLAAPDAIPGLTIPAHHAMPQMDQMQQMGM